The Narcine bancroftii isolate sNarBan1 chromosome 6, sNarBan1.hap1, whole genome shotgun sequence genome window below encodes:
- the LOC138737105 gene encoding uncharacterized protein isoform X1, producing the protein MKKVQDNIKNLNRDINVLGQISEDQKDLMVGVLKEVEKITTTLSGEIKAEGMVIGVKDEKCSTEEETRYDPPWEESRRKRLGREKNRHAYLDIVRTKEKDVKQLNYGRKDYLRDERDQYTFDPETLEADRDSDSDEEESEQGGINKCMPRVKKEQKSPKLRYQCPLLITGRGTQKYVPWSRMDVESLMKKLPPLSNGASPWISCFERETCQEQLALTDVRTIMIKLKAEGALKQIEKIVRSSKLGDEIEFNPLRNKFWEALRETFPTPYSLDALVTLQLKEGETAHEYFTRAWDLWETGTGERPDHSPLGRAHFRNGIINGLPATVQAKLRDIVGVETMSEDLWKRHLTHAIKRHRQSEHAKSESASQKEVDKTTDKLVRAIEHIGVKLAAQQIVPQVMGPVINPGPQVRNGWERQLGTMYRGEHAVCWYCQNPGHYQRNCPEAGRARGKRLPSMRGYRGRGGNLRGQARGRGGHIDGPQRIGGWQSDQQVQAPQCNDYIEEGAEFDY; encoded by the coding sequence atgaaaaaggttcaggataacattaaaaacttaaacagagatattaatgtgctggggcagatcagtgaggatcaaaaagatttaatggtaggtgtattgaaggaagtggaaaagataactacaacactgtcaggagaaattaaagctgaaggaatggtaataggagtaaaggacgaaaagtgtagtacagaagaggaaacgagatacgatccaccatgggaggaaagtagaaggaaaagactcgggagggagaaaaatagacatgcctacctggacatagttaggacaaaagagaaagatgtgaaacaactaaactatggccgaaaagattatcttagagatgaacgtgaccaatatacctttgaccctgagacattggaagctgatagggacagtgacagtgacgaagaagagtcagaacaaggtgggataaataaatgcatgccaagagtaaagaaggagcagaaatccccaaaattgagatatcaatgcccattactgatcacgggacggggaactcaaaaatatgtaccctggtcacgaatggacgtagagagtttaatgaaaaaactacctccgttgagtaatggggctagtccatggatttcttgttttgagcgagaaacctgccaagaacaattagcactcacagatgtcagaactatcatgataaaattaaaggcagaaggggccctgaagcaaatagagaaaattgtaagaagcagtaaattgggggatgaaatagaatttaacccacttcggaataaattttgggaagcacttagagaaacatttcctacaccctatagtttggatgccttggtaacccttcaactaaaggaaggagagactgcacacgagtatttcactcgagcatgggacttatgggaaacagggactggagaaagacccgaccacagccccttaggaagggctcactttcgtaatgggataataaacggactacctgctacggttcaagcaaaattaagggacattgtgggagtagagacaatgtcagaggatttgtggaaaagacacctgacacatgcaatcaaacgacatcgtcaatctgagcatgctaagtcagaaagtgcatcccagaaggaggtggacaaaacaaccgataaattggtgagagccatagaacatataggggttaaattagcggcccaacagatagtcccacaggtcatggggccagtgataaatccgggaccccaagtaagaaatggttgggaaagacagctaggtacaatgtatagaggggaacatgcagtatgctggtactgccaaaatcctggacactaccagcggaactgtccggaggctgggagagcaaggggaaaaagattaccctctatgagaggctatcggggaagaggaggaaacttaagaggacaagcaaggggtaggggtggacacattgatgggccccagagaatcggggggtggcagagtgatcaacaagtccaggcacctcagtgtaatgactatattgaggaaggtgctgaatttgattattga
- the LOC138737105 gene encoding uncharacterized protein isoform X2, with the protein MHVTLNYTIHPDQEYEERWDSLKEGKTETIHCPFIFVGKERIAAMVVMTEEQMEWFCLGVESVPHVTLGIAKDHHARQLGPMVKEAIGCEYRQTEIPGYSTSEGGKFVRLNIEAWDQVVNEKVERDRAIEGENIDHRDSDKYLSNLSPHIWTTGPYDVGVIKGEVFLELANPGQKPIWRKQYRLSPSQEEGIKGTIEGLMESGVLRAAPDSMWNTPIMPVPKQGRKDWRMVHDLREINLATKTIGRPVPDPYVALRALSPEHEYYTVIDLANAFFCLKLAEECQDWFTFTYQAHRYTYTRLPQGYKDSPGLFNQALSEILMKLKLPEDVTLIQYVDDLLLAGKTPHGCLTGQPNRLLVIMNIYRG; encoded by the coding sequence atgcatgttacattaaactacaccatccacccggaccaggaatatgaggagaggtgggactctctaaaagaagggaagacagaaacgatacattgtccatttatctttgtaggtaaggagcgaatagctgctatggttgtcatgacagaagaacaaatggagtggttctgcttaggagtagaaagtgtgcctcatgtgaccttgggtattgccaaagatcatcacgctcgacagctgggtccgatggtaaaggaagcgatagggtgtgaatacaggcagacagaaatcccgggatattccacctcggagggaggaaaatttgtcagactgaatattgaagcatgggaccaggtagtgaatgagaaagtagaaagagaccgagccatagaaggagaaaatattgatcacagagactcagacaaatatctttctaatctgagtccacatatatggacaacggggccctatgatgtgggagtaataaaaggagaggtatttctagaattggccaaccccgggcagaaaccaatatggagaaaacaataccgcttgtcgcccagtcaggaggagggtattaaaggaacgatagaagggttaatggagtcaggggttttaagggcggcacctgacagtatgtggaacacgcccatcatgcctgttcccaaacagggtagaaaagactggaggatggtacacgacctccgggagattaacttggctaccaagaccatcgggagaccagtcccagacccatatgtagcacttagggctctgagtccggagcacgaatactatactgtcattgatctggcaaacgcattcttctgcttgaaattagctgaggaatgccaagactggttcactttcacttaccaagcacatcggtacacatacactagattacctcagggttataaggacagtccaggactgttcaatcaggcccttagcgaaatcctaatgaaattaaagctcccggaagatgttacactgattcagtatgtagacgacctactattagcagggaaaacgccacatgggtgcctgacagggcagccaaacaggttactggttatcatgaacatatacaggggatga